Proteins encoded in a region of the Pseudomonadota bacterium genome:
- a CDS encoding VanZ family protein → MNKPNPILLSAAVAVFLVTLFFGLNPKGYDFSNHVSWLSGRPGIHFDKYGIAYTQLDKNLLAGKTLSQDGFSIQMVIQPESFKHNEFSHILSLHDGRDPDQLLIGQWRSYIIVMNGDDYAHRRKTKRIYAQLASAPLEPVFFSITTGINGSSIYINGQAVQSDIGLTLSIPDGNRPELIIGNSVYGTNSWQGEVFGLAIHNHELSPGAIASSFQTWSEEQQFSSTGEERPVLLYLFDEKTGGSVINHAGGTFPLVIPSRLPLLKKHFLTGIIPESGLNRSFFMDAAINLAGFIPLGFFLSAVFLDLNGIFKKKAILFAVLFCFLTSLNIELLQAWMPSRSSQSLDLILNTFGALIGAIPLTLTLKFSRLK, encoded by the coding sequence TGGCTTTCCGGCAGACCCGGCATTCACTTTGACAAATACGGCATTGCCTATACGCAGCTGGACAAAAATCTCCTTGCCGGAAAAACCTTGAGCCAGGACGGTTTTTCCATTCAAATGGTCATTCAGCCCGAGAGCTTTAAACATAATGAGTTCAGCCATATCCTTTCCCTTCATGACGGGAGAGATCCGGACCAGCTCCTCATAGGACAATGGCGCTCGTATATTATTGTCATGAATGGCGATGATTATGCGCATCGGAGAAAAACGAAGCGGATATATGCACAGCTTGCATCCGCTCCCCTGGAACCTGTATTTTTTTCCATCACCACCGGAATAAACGGATCCAGCATTTACATTAACGGGCAAGCAGTACAATCAGACATCGGTCTCACCCTCTCCATCCCCGATGGAAACCGCCCTGAACTCATCATCGGCAACTCCGTATACGGGACAAATTCATGGCAGGGTGAGGTCTTCGGGTTGGCAATCCATAACCATGAACTGTCGCCCGGAGCCATCGCATCCAGCTTCCAGACATGGTCCGAAGAACAGCAATTTTCTTCAACCGGAGAAGAAAGACCCGTTCTGCTCTATCTTTTTGATGAAAAGACGGGAGGCTCGGTCATCAATCATGCAGGCGGGACCTTTCCACTCGTAATTCCTTCCCGCCTGCCCCTCCTGAAAAAACATTTTCTCACAGGTATTATCCCTGAGTCGGGCCTGAACAGAAGTTTTTTCATGGATGCGGCAATCAATCTGGCAGGTTTCATTCCATTGGGTTTTTTCCTTTCCGCTGTTTTTCTTGATCTCAACGGAATTTTCAAAAAAAAGGCGATACTGTTCGCCGTCTTATTCTGCTTCTTAACCAGCCTGAACATAGAGCTTCTGCAGGCCTGGATGCCCAGCAGAAGCTCTCAGTCCCTGGATTTAATCCTCAATACCTTTGGAGCACTGATTGGAGCAATTCCCTTAACTCTCACCCTGAAATTTAGCCGCCTGAAATAA
- a CDS encoding M20/M25/M40 family metallo-hydrolase — translation MMNFQTPKTTKKQKVKIVTILFFALIVFSGLWCINELKENNASSLDCQTGQNELKQTLLDLQAMGERQSWAGQSKASEYLKRRINQLGLTPVRQVYSYEGQEWENLWMTLPGTAKTASRIIVFAHFDSTSRGLSGDAPGADDNGSGVAVLLEIAKLLGRQPLNNDVQVVFFSNEEDGHEGSKAFASQLRREGVPVIGVLNIDIVGYNNPTALFSKKVIDVLAGELPTMKKSKMILKMAYNLGTRLIEKEKVFVVAGRSEDKTLQPKEKPSQLEVIKWKFGDSCA, via the coding sequence ATGATGAATTTCCAAACACCTAAAACCACAAAAAAACAGAAAGTCAAAATTGTAACGATATTGTTTTTTGCTTTAATAGTTTTTTCTGGCCTGTGGTGCATAAATGAGCTGAAAGAGAATAATGCATCATCACTGGATTGTCAGACAGGACAAAATGAACTGAAACAGACCTTGCTTGACTTGCAAGCCATGGGAGAACGGCAGTCCTGGGCAGGACAGTCAAAAGCAAGTGAATACTTAAAGCGCCGAATAAATCAATTGGGGCTGACTCCCGTTCGCCAAGTGTACTCATATGAAGGACAGGAGTGGGAAAATCTTTGGATGACTCTTCCCGGTACGGCAAAAACTGCCTCCCGAATTATTGTCTTTGCTCATTTCGATTCGACCAGTCGCGGCCTTTCAGGCGATGCCCCAGGCGCTGATGATAACGGCAGCGGCGTTGCTGTTCTCTTAGAAATCGCCAAACTTCTTGGCAGGCAACCGTTAAATAATGATGTGCAGGTCGTTTTCTTTTCTAATGAAGAAGACGGGCATGAGGGCAGCAAAGCCTTTGCATCTCAACTCCGGCGTGAAGGCGTGCCCGTCATTGGGGTGCTCAATATCGATATTGTCGGCTATAATAATCCCACTGCACTTTTTTCTAAAAAAGTTATTGATGTGCTTGCAGGGGAATTGCCTACAATGAAAAAATCTAAAATGATCCTGAAAATGGCTTACAATCTTGGAACTCGACTTATAGAAAAAGAAAAGGTTTTTGTTGTTGCCGGCAGATCTGAAGACAAAACCCTCCAGCCAAAAGAAAAACCGTCACAACTAGAGGTTATCAAGTGGAAATTTGGCGACTCCTGCGCCTGA